A section of the Campylobacter porcelli genome encodes:
- a CDS encoding ABC transporter ATP-binding protein, with translation MIDVRNLHVYYGMIEAVKGISFSVQTGQIVSLIGSNGAGKTSTLNALINSVKRSGEINFLGYDTSRHKTHTIVRQGIALVPEGRRVFINLSVEENLKMGAFNNDENYEHLRDAMYELFPRLKHKRDQLAGTLSGGEAQMLAISRALMSEPKLLMLDEPSLGLAPKIVGEVFDIIERLKEEGITILLVEQNAFLALKTSDYTYVLENGHIVMEGVSKDMTNNDEIRKKYLGA, from the coding sequence ATGATAGATGTTAGAAATTTACATGTTTATTATGGTATGATCGAGGCTGTAAAGGGGATTAGCTTTTCAGTTCAAACAGGTCAGATAGTAAGCTTAATTGGCTCAAATGGTGCGGGTAAAACTAGCACACTAAATGCACTTATAAACTCAGTTAAAAGAAGCGGAGAGATAAATTTCTTAGGCTATGATACCAGCAGACATAAGACTCACACTATAGTAAGGCAAGGAATAGCCCTAGTCCCAGAAGGTAGAAGAGTCTTTATAAATCTAAGCGTAGAAGAAAATCTTAAAATGGGGGCTTTTAATAATGATGAAAATTATGAGCATTTAAGAGATGCTATGTATGAGCTATTTCCTAGATTAAAGCATAAAAGAGATCAATTAGCTGGAACTCTAAGCGGTGGAGAGGCTCAAATGCTTGCTATTTCTAGAGCTTTAATGAGTGAGCCAAAGCTCTTAATGCTAGATGAGCCAAGCCTTGGACTAGCTCCTAAGATTGTTGGGGAAGTTTTTGATATTATAGAGAGGTTAAAAGAAGAGGGCATTACTATACTTTTGGTAGAGCAAAATGCTTTTTTAGCCCTAAAAACCAGCGATTATACCTATGTGTTAGAAAATGGTCATATAGTAATGGAGGGAGTATCAAAAGATATGACTAATAATGATGAAATTCGCAAGAAGTATCTTGGTGCTTGA